A window from Neobacillus sp. PS3-40 encodes these proteins:
- a CDS encoding RDD family protein: MKATKGRIAPLKLRIVALMIDYVVILGYGLILWGASFLFKPVLTALFTASAATAEITGAILITLPITLYFILCESSRHMGSIGKRKMGLAVTNDSGERIRFRRSLTRTIIKFIPWELAHFAIWRLRMPSHFSDTFLLAILIGVNIMVLLYIYMPVLNKDRKSLYDWIAGTLVISISTKPKSGRDSF; encoded by the coding sequence ATGAAGGCAACAAAGGGCCGTATTGCACCCCTGAAATTGAGAATAGTTGCATTAATGATTGATTATGTAGTGATTCTTGGATATGGCCTAATTCTATGGGGAGCTTCATTCTTATTTAAACCTGTCCTAACAGCATTGTTTACAGCATCAGCGGCAACTGCAGAAATCACTGGTGCAATTTTGATTACATTACCTATTACCTTATACTTTATTTTATGTGAATCCTCAAGGCATATGGGGAGTATTGGCAAAAGAAAAATGGGTTTAGCGGTAACGAATGATAGTGGGGAGCGGATTCGTTTTCGAAGATCATTAACCAGAACCATTATTAAATTTATTCCATGGGAACTTGCGCACTTTGCGATATGGCGGTTAAGAATGCCTTCTCACTTCTCTGATACATTTTTATTAGCAATTTTAATTGGTGTAAATATTATGGTTTTACTGTATATCTATATGCCGGTTTTAAACAAAGATAGAAAATCTCTTTACGATTGGATTGCTGGTACGCTGGTCATTTCTATTTCAACTAAACCAAAAAGTGGACGTGATTCATTTTGA
- a CDS encoding GNAT family N-acetyltransferase: MEIKILKPNSAEMYRRIRLKALQSNPEVFSSSYDEEKEYPLEKFESRLKGDESFTFGAFDNEQLVGVVTLVIEKKNKLKHRATIFAMYVYPEKRRAGYGKNLMIEAIKKAKKIERIEQIYLAVVSNNEPAKNLYKSLGFETYGIDKNALKVDNTYFDDELMVLFV; encoded by the coding sequence ATGGAAATTAAAATACTAAAACCAAATAGTGCAGAAATGTATAGGCGTATTAGGCTAAAAGCATTACAGAGCAATCCAGAAGTCTTTAGTTCCAGCTATGATGAGGAGAAGGAATATCCTTTGGAAAAATTTGAGAGTAGGTTGAAGGGAGACGAGTCTTTTACTTTTGGTGCATTTGATAACGAACAATTAGTAGGTGTGGTTACCTTAGTTATTGAAAAGAAAAATAAATTAAAACATAGAGCTACTATTTTTGCGATGTATGTTTACCCTGAAAAACGTAGAGCTGGATATGGGAAAAATTTAATGATCGAAGCAATTAAGAAGGCAAAAAAAATTGAAAGAATTGAACAAATTTACTTAGCAGTTGTTTCAAATAATGAGCCTGCAAAAAACCTGTATAAATCTTTAGGCTTCGAGACTTATGGAATAGATAAAAACGCATTAAAAGTTGATAATACATATTTTGATGATGAACTTATGGTGTTATTTGTATAA
- a CDS encoding dihydrofolate reductase family protein: MRKLVLFLHASLDGFVEGPNGEMDIGWISYDADLEKHAKEILSTADTVIWGRGTYQLMHSYWPSVPSNPSASQYERNHAEWIEKTAKIVFSTTLEKVEWNNSRLVKEDVEEEIKNLKQQPGKDMVILGSPRFAHYLMQLDLIDEYKITVSPVLIGSGLPLFQGLKEKINLKLIENKTFDSGAIGLVYQTVR, from the coding sequence ATGAGAAAACTCGTTCTATTTCTGCACGCATCGCTTGACGGTTTTGTAGAAGGGCCGAACGGTGAAATGGACATTGGCTGGATTTCCTACGATGCTGATTTGGAGAAACACGCGAAAGAAATTCTGAGTACTGCCGACACTGTCATTTGGGGACGTGGGACTTATCAGTTAATGCACAGTTACTGGCCATCTGTGCCTTCGAACCCATCAGCTTCGCAGTATGAACGGAATCATGCCGAGTGGATCGAAAAGACAGCCAAAATCGTTTTTTCCACGACGCTGGAGAAAGTCGAATGGAACAATTCCAGACTGGTGAAAGAAGATGTCGAGGAAGAGATCAAGAACCTCAAACAGCAGCCAGGCAAGGATATGGTCATCCTCGGCAGTCCTAGGTTCGCACACTACCTTATGCAGCTTGATTTAATAGATGAGTATAAAATTACGGTTTCTCCCGTCCTGATCGGCAGCGGGTTGCCGTTATTCCAAGGTCTCAAGGAGAAGATCAATCTTAAACTTATCGAAAACAAGACATTTGATTCAGGAGCAATAGGCCTCGTTTACCAGACGGTTAGATGA
- a CDS encoding TIGR04053 family radical SAM/SPASM domain-containing protein, whose protein sequence is MKSNGHPHGMGHPHAQGMGHPHGQGMAIDYDENPFIVIWEVTRACQLKCVHCRADAQLERDPRELTHAEGINLLDQIYDMNNPMLVFTGGDCMMRDDLFELADYAVKKGMRVSMVPSATDNVTKEKMARAKEVGLSRWGFSLDGPTPEIHDHFRGTPGSFDLTLEKIKYLNELDMPLQINTVISRYNYDHLEEMAKLVGELKAVMWYIFLLVPTGRGQLDACISPVEHEKVFHWLYELSKTAPYDIKTTAAQHYRRVVLQQKMREKKIENGEIHYEDSITTDFASMHDGLKRAPKGVNDGNGFAFVSHIGDVMPSGLLPIVGGNVREQPLAEIYRESKVFKELRQPDNYKGKCGVCEFNKICGGSRSRTYGVTGDYMESEPFCVYIPQALRNKENTPTL, encoded by the coding sequence ATGAAAAGCAATGGACATCCACATGGAATGGGACACCCCCATGCACAAGGAATGGGGCATCCACACGGACAAGGAATGGCAATCGATTATGATGAAAACCCGTTTATTGTTATTTGGGAAGTAACAAGAGCTTGCCAGCTTAAATGCGTCCACTGCCGTGCAGACGCCCAATTAGAGAGAGATCCGCGTGAGTTAACCCACGCAGAAGGGATCAATCTTCTTGATCAAATTTATGATATGAATAACCCAATGCTTGTTTTTACAGGTGGAGATTGCATGATGCGAGACGATCTTTTCGAACTTGCAGATTATGCTGTTAAAAAAGGAATGCGCGTATCGATGGTGCCAAGTGCCACTGACAATGTAACAAAAGAAAAAATGGCACGAGCTAAAGAAGTGGGGCTCTCACGCTGGGGCTTTAGTCTTGATGGACCTACACCAGAAATTCATGACCATTTCCGTGGGACACCTGGTTCGTTTGATCTAACGCTTGAAAAAATTAAGTATCTAAATGAATTAGATATGCCACTACAAATTAATACGGTTATCTCTCGCTACAATTACGATCATTTAGAAGAAATGGCGAAACTAGTTGGAGAATTAAAAGCGGTAATGTGGTATATTTTCTTGCTTGTACCTACAGGTAGAGGTCAACTTGACGCCTGCATATCACCTGTTGAACATGAAAAAGTATTCCACTGGCTTTATGAACTAAGCAAAACAGCACCATATGACATTAAAACAACAGCAGCGCAACACTACCGTCGTGTAGTTCTTCAGCAAAAAATGCGGGAGAAGAAAATTGAAAATGGGGAAATTCACTACGAAGATTCCATAACAACTGACTTTGCTTCAATGCATGACGGCTTAAAACGCGCACCAAAAGGGGTTAATGATGGTAATGGCTTTGCATTTGTTTCCCATATCGGCGATGTGATGCCAAGCGGACTTCTTCCAATTGTAGGTGGAAATGTTCGTGAACAACCACTCGCTGAAATCTATCGTGAATCAAAAGTGTTTAAAGAACTTAGACAGCCTGATAATTACAAAGGAAAATGCGGGGTTTGTGAATTCAATAAAATTTGCGGTGGCTCCCGTTCAAGGACATATGGAGTAACAGGCGATTATATGGAAAGTGAACCATTCTGCGTTTATATTCCACAAGCATTGAGAAACAAGGAAAACACTCCGACACTATAA
- the corA gene encoding magnesium/cobalt transporter CorA: MIRTIAVNHQNELIKDIQVEELVKGDYLWYWIDFFNPDEKEIELLRNPLNFHPLAIEDCIFTLQRPKLDYYGDYNFFVIQAINQKTVTREEINLFLCEKYAVTFHHKPSIEIDEVFHRFSSGADIKKWDPSHVLYYVLDKMVDNYFPVVYQIEDTLSEIDENSKGRSMEALLEDLFNTRHDLLALRHTVTPMRDLVYRIINSQRFAGIQGKIEYFSDIHDHLLKLTEMIEANRELTTDIRDSYISLNSNESNHVMKVLTVITTIFMPLTFIVGVYGMNFRYMPELNWKYGYFGALILMFLVGAGMSLWFSKKGWFK, encoded by the coding sequence ATGATAAGAACAATTGCAGTTAATCATCAAAATGAATTAATAAAAGACATACAAGTAGAAGAATTGGTTAAAGGGGATTATTTATGGTATTGGATTGACTTTTTTAATCCAGATGAAAAAGAAATTGAACTCTTGCGGAATCCTCTTAATTTCCATCCTTTAGCAATAGAAGATTGTATCTTTACTTTGCAACGGCCAAAGCTGGATTATTATGGAGATTATAACTTTTTTGTCATCCAAGCAATAAACCAAAAAACAGTTACTAGAGAAGAAATAAATCTATTCCTTTGTGAAAAATATGCAGTAACCTTTCATCACAAACCTTCAATTGAAATTGACGAGGTATTTCATCGTTTCAGTTCTGGAGCAGATATTAAAAAATGGGATCCATCACATGTACTTTACTATGTACTTGATAAAATGGTTGATAATTACTTCCCTGTCGTTTATCAAATCGAAGATACTCTTAGTGAAATCGACGAGAATTCTAAGGGCAGATCAATGGAAGCACTTCTGGAGGATTTATTTAATACAAGGCATGATCTCTTAGCACTGAGACATACCGTTACTCCGATGAGGGATCTTGTTTACCGGATTATTAATTCCCAGAGGTTTGCGGGAATTCAAGGGAAAATTGAGTATTTTTCTGATATCCATGACCATTTGTTAAAACTAACAGAAATGATTGAAGCAAATCGAGAACTAACTACAGATATTCGTGACAGTTACATTTCATTAAATTCCAATGAATCGAATCATGTAATGAAGGTCTTAACCGTTATTACAACAATCTTCATGCCCCTTACGTTCATTGTCGGTGTTTATGGAATGAATTTTCGTTATATGCCTGAGTTAAATTGGAAATATGGCTATTTCGGAGCCTTAATCCTCATGTTCCTAGTGGGAGCCGGAATGTCTTTGTGGTTTAGTAAAAAAGGCTGGTTTAAATAG
- a CDS encoding spore germination protein, whose protein sequence is MSFRKARSTRDIQDSLKEKIQQTEDVIFKELYTKVETINIFYVKTLSDETQVQDLLIKPFYEVKTELFLDYLQSHPKVKMFEDEEKTLDELTRGTVVLFIQDWIFLFDLKMDRNSSVLDTTVETTIQGPQSGFSESLGTNLGLIRQRYPQPTLNMESTKIGKISQTKVLTIFDNKTVNQEVLNNVRKFLSSIDIEMFQSGEQLLDLIKKNNRALFPVMLITERPDRVAVNLAAGKVALLVTGSPFAVILPTVLKDFMASMEDIYQTYWVGHFLIFLRYAGLFTSIILPALYVATTAYNPEVYRVQLALSIAGSRTAVPYPAFIEVLVMLITMELLTEASARLPKAIGPTATTVGGLILGQAATEAGLVSNIMVIIVSAVAISNFVIPINAFSFAVRLAKYFLLILSTFYGLVGVVIGFFILVAYMVSLDSFGQPFLTLMQNKSTNN, encoded by the coding sequence ATGTCTTTTAGAAAAGCACGCTCAACCCGGGATATTCAGGATTCTTTAAAAGAAAAGATTCAGCAAACTGAAGATGTTATTTTTAAAGAATTATACACAAAAGTCGAAACGATAAATATTTTCTATGTTAAAACGCTTAGTGATGAAACTCAAGTTCAGGATCTTTTAATCAAGCCATTTTATGAGGTGAAAACTGAATTATTTCTAGATTATCTACAATCCCATCCAAAGGTAAAGATGTTTGAAGATGAAGAAAAGACTCTTGATGAGTTGACTAGAGGCACGGTTGTTCTCTTCATTCAAGATTGGATTTTTCTTTTTGATTTAAAAATGGATCGCAATAGTTCGGTATTAGATACTACCGTTGAGACAACCATACAAGGCCCGCAATCAGGGTTCAGTGAGAGCTTAGGAACAAATCTAGGGCTGATTAGACAACGGTATCCACAACCTACTTTAAATATGGAATCGACAAAGATAGGAAAGATTTCTCAGACAAAAGTGCTTACCATATTTGATAACAAAACGGTCAATCAAGAAGTTTTAAACAATGTAAGAAAATTTTTGTCTTCAATTGATATAGAAATGTTCCAGTCTGGAGAACAACTGCTAGATTTAATTAAGAAAAATAATCGGGCCTTGTTTCCTGTCATGTTGATTACTGAACGACCGGATCGAGTGGCGGTAAACCTTGCAGCTGGAAAAGTTGCTTTACTTGTGACAGGTTCACCATTCGCAGTTATTTTACCGACCGTTTTAAAAGACTTTATGGCCTCAATGGAAGATATTTACCAAACGTATTGGGTAGGGCATTTTTTAATTTTTTTACGGTATGCGGGGCTATTCACAAGTATTATTCTACCTGCATTGTATGTTGCGACAACTGCGTATAATCCTGAGGTTTATAGGGTTCAATTAGCCTTGTCGATCGCCGGAAGTCGCACAGCTGTTCCATATCCAGCATTCATTGAAGTTTTAGTTATGTTGATTACGATGGAATTATTAACAGAGGCAAGTGCCAGGTTACCAAAAGCGATTGGGCCAACTGCAACAACGGTAGGCGGTCTGATTTTAGGACAAGCAGCAACTGAAGCAGGACTTGTTAGTAATATCATGGTTATTATTGTATCTGCAGTAGCTATTTCAAATTTTGTTATTCCGATTAATGCCTTTAGCTTTGCCGTCAGATTAGCAAAATACTTTTTATTAATTCTTTCCACTTTTTATGGTCTTGTCGGTGTTGTGATTGGTTTTTTCATTCTCGTTGCGTATATGGTTAGCCTTGATAGCTTTGGGCAACCGTTTCTAACCTTAATGCAAAACAAATCAACAAATAATTAG
- a CDS encoding DUF421 domain-containing protein, whose protein sequence is MSASHIIANTIITFFVIYILSRILGKKLISQMTFFDFIAGISLGSLVGSVIFSAKIPIWRSSISLVVFAAISFIVDFIALKSYRGRKILNDVPTLIIKEGRILEVEMRKARLTIDDLLFQLRKKDIFYLDEIEYAFLETDGTVSALKKADKLLTTTGDLMVSSVSRGLPQTFIIDGNILSNMIKSIGKDEKWVRSILEQNNIKNVSDILVAQIDNHMNVFISEKGSS, encoded by the coding sequence ATGAGTGCTAGTCACATTATCGCAAATACGATTATCACATTTTTTGTCATATATATTTTATCAAGAATATTAGGCAAAAAACTCATTTCTCAAATGACCTTTTTTGATTTTATTGCAGGGATTTCACTAGGTTCATTGGTTGGATCAGTTATTTTTTCCGCAAAGATTCCTATTTGGAGAAGTTCTATTTCGTTAGTTGTATTTGCAGCAATTTCTTTCATCGTAGATTTTATTGCTCTTAAATCTTATAGAGGAAGAAAAATCCTAAATGATGTGCCAACCCTCATAATAAAAGAAGGAAGAATTTTAGAGGTGGAGATGAGAAAGGCTCGGTTAACAATTGATGATCTTCTGTTTCAGCTTCGAAAGAAAGATATCTTTTACCTAGATGAAATTGAATATGCTTTCTTAGAAACGGACGGAACTGTGTCTGCCTTGAAAAAAGCTGATAAGCTCCTAACAACTACCGGAGATCTAATGGTCAGCTCTGTTTCTAGAGGGTTGCCGCAAACCTTTATTATTGACGGAAATATTCTTTCAAACATGATAAAATCGATTGGAAAAGATGAAAAATGGGTTCGAAGTATTCTGGAGCAAAATAACATCAAGAATGTTTCAGATATATTAGTTGCACAAATAGATAATCATATGAACGTTTTTATAAGTGAAAAGGGGTCTTCCTAG
- a CDS encoding GerAB/ArcD/ProY family transporter produces MNRYFIYLILLNMLTNIIIFVPKILMTYRFEGAVLGILIAIPIGLALCFVFNKAMSKFPEQGLPEILNHFNNRKIKIAILVCFSCIWFSAGLLSLLGFVDIVKRFINPEISEILLAVLFLGAICFVAQLPSQKVMYLIEIILFINVPLTFFIVFKAFTSKYFSWDSVFEVGTHIFMRPSFTSIAAATYAYSGYLNLLIINRLFKNKIKGKNYFIILFLVIFNLFTTFFIPIGFHGADSVQEYLYPWISTADCLRIVYGPIERALYIFLMLYTSITLLSTSLHWHVAFEFLKGVSREEPSQKKKWIIFAIFICLSIVAEWKINALQLIKISSYWLNGRFIFEAFVAALLLFLARRQKT; encoded by the coding sequence ATGAATCGATATTTTATCTATTTAATTTTGCTAAACATGCTAACCAATATCATTATCTTCGTCCCAAAAATATTGATGACATACCGTTTTGAAGGAGCAGTACTGGGTATTTTGATTGCTATTCCGATTGGTTTAGCCCTGTGTTTTGTCTTTAACAAGGCCATGTCAAAATTTCCAGAACAAGGCCTTCCAGAAATCTTAAATCATTTTAACAACCGAAAAATTAAAATAGCTATCCTTGTCTGTTTTTCGTGCATATGGTTTTCGGCCGGTCTCCTTTCATTGCTTGGATTTGTAGATATTGTTAAAAGATTTATTAATCCTGAAATATCCGAGATTCTCTTAGCGGTCCTTTTTTTAGGTGCTATTTGTTTTGTTGCCCAGTTACCATCGCAAAAAGTGATGTATTTGATAGAAATCATTTTATTTATAAATGTTCCACTCACTTTTTTTATTGTTTTTAAAGCATTTACTAGTAAATATTTTAGTTGGGACTCGGTCTTTGAAGTGGGTACTCACATATTTATGAGACCAAGTTTTACATCAATAGCCGCAGCTACGTATGCATATTCGGGCTACCTTAATCTGTTAATTATTAACCGGCTTTTTAAAAACAAAATAAAGGGAAAAAATTATTTCATTATCCTTTTCCTCGTTATATTTAATCTATTTACTACATTTTTCATTCCAATAGGATTTCATGGTGCAGATAGTGTACAAGAATATCTTTATCCATGGATTTCAACTGCGGATTGTTTACGAATCGTTTACGGTCCAATTGAAAGGGCATTATATATTTTTTTAATGCTATATACCAGTATCACATTGCTAAGTACTTCGCTGCACTGGCATGTTGCATTCGAATTTCTTAAAGGAGTATCAAGAGAAGAGCCTAGCCAGAAAAAAAAATGGATTATTTTCGCTATTTTTATATGTTTATCCATAGTTGCTGAATGGAAAATAAATGCTCTTCAATTGATTAAAATTTCGAGTTATTGGTTAAATGGGCGGTTTATATTTGAAGCCTTTGTAGCAGCATTACTTCTCTTTTTGGCGAGGAGGCAAAAGACATGA
- a CDS encoding TVP38/TMEM64 family protein: MIKKISSIGILIVIIIIGYLQKDVLLHIIREGGTTAILVSMLFVAICVFFPLIPFPVLAGIIGAVFGTSQGVFISLAGATFGTMAFFFLCRYGFRDVAQSRLRKYPKVKEYEELLNRNSFIAILTSRLIPLIPAPIVNIICGLSKVNWFNFLLASTIGKIPNILLLSYVGASFTNNKLLSFTMYGVYILVLGLINFVIIYRKMSKTN, translated from the coding sequence TTGATAAAAAAAATCAGTAGTATTGGAATTCTAATCGTGATTATTATCATCGGCTATCTCCAAAAGGATGTGTTGTTACACATCATTAGGGAGGGTGGAACAACGGCAATCCTGGTTAGTATGCTATTTGTAGCGATTTGTGTCTTCTTTCCGCTTATTCCATTTCCAGTTTTAGCTGGGATTATTGGGGCTGTCTTCGGCACTTCCCAAGGTGTATTCATTTCATTAGCAGGTGCAACGTTTGGAACAATGGCCTTCTTTTTTCTATGTAGATATGGGTTTAGAGATGTGGCCCAGTCGAGGTTAAGGAAATACCCAAAAGTGAAGGAGTATGAAGAACTTTTAAATAGAAACTCCTTTATTGCAATCTTAACCAGTCGTTTAATTCCACTTATTCCAGCTCCGATCGTGAACATTATCTGTGGGTTGAGTAAAGTAAATTGGTTTAACTTCTTGCTAGCCTCCACGATTGGCAAAATTCCGAATATTTTGCTGCTATCCTATGTTGGAGCTTCTTTCACGAATAACAAACTGCTCTCATTCACTATGTATGGAGTATACATTCTAGTGTTGGGACTGATTAACTTTGTAATTATCTATCGGAAAATGTCTAAAACGAACTAG
- a CDS encoding DUF3231 family protein, translating into MDKEKLKLTSSEIGTLWGEYVNGTMTDVVNRYMFSIIEDESIKAIFEDAIITFEKQKKQLVTFFENEGFPIPIGFTESDQNIGAERLFTDIFCLNYLHVMTLHGLLGHTTSLGVSVREDLRYFYDSCDNDAKKMYHRTIELLLEKGNFQRDPLFYPAKNPEFISSQDFIDGFFGKGRRLAATEIITISFNLKKSIMAKTLSIGFSQVAQSKEVRKFLEDSEKTADSQIQSFSKIMHSDNLPAPKSWETEVTTSTDSPFSDKLMMYHIGFLYQAAQAYHGLGLASAMRTDLVTAYESIILKNLMVTKKWFDIMVQNKWLEQPPLAPNRKEIAKENE; encoded by the coding sequence ATGGATAAGGAAAAATTAAAACTCACATCTTCCGAAATTGGAACACTGTGGGGAGAGTATGTAAACGGAACAATGACAGATGTAGTAAATAGATATATGTTCTCAATTATTGAAGATGAGTCAATCAAAGCCATTTTTGAGGATGCTATCATAACCTTCGAAAAACAAAAGAAACAACTTGTAACTTTTTTTGAGAACGAAGGGTTTCCAATTCCAATAGGATTTACTGAATCTGACCAAAATATTGGTGCAGAAAGATTGTTCACTGACATATTTTGCTTAAATTATTTACATGTCATGACTTTACATGGTTTGCTAGGACATACTACCTCCTTAGGCGTTTCAGTCAGAGAGGACTTACGCTATTTTTACGATTCATGTGATAATGACGCAAAAAAAATGTACCATCGAACCATTGAGTTATTGCTTGAAAAAGGCAATTTTCAGAGAGACCCTTTATTTTATCCTGCCAAGAACCCTGAATTTATTTCTAGCCAGGATTTTATCGATGGATTTTTTGGAAAAGGAAGACGTTTAGCTGCAACAGAAATAATAACTATTTCTTTCAACCTTAAAAAAAGTATTATGGCAAAAACTCTTTCTATCGGGTTCAGTCAGGTCGCCCAATCAAAAGAGGTAAGAAAGTTTTTAGAGGATTCCGAGAAAACGGCTGATAGTCAAATACAATCCTTTTCAAAAATAATGCACTCAGATAATTTACCAGCTCCAAAGTCATGGGAAACAGAGGTAACAACTTCAACGGACTCTCCTTTTTCCGATAAGTTAATGATGTATCATATTGGATTCTTGTATCAAGCTGCACAAGCATATCACGGGTTAGGCTTAGCATCTGCAATGCGAACAGACCTTGTTACAGCTTATGAAAGCATCATTCTAAAAAATCTAATGGTAACTAAAAAATGGTTTGATATTATGGTTCAAAATAAATGGTTAGAACAACCACCACTTGCTCCTAATCGAAAAGAAATTGCAAAAGAAAACGAATAA
- a CDS encoding Ger(x)C family spore germination protein, whose protein sequence is MKPFGKWILVVITLSGSFFLLGGCGYKDIDKRFFVVSVGIDPAKGHLKKYLVSLKFAIPNVEKKPNDFIIVSEEADTMAEAVRIIKTKVDKEVDFSQAKAVVFSQNIVKPNFPPHLYYWLTRRRDFQEISWVVIGKPSALDVLKVKPKFEQVPSNALFLTLGTEGSETPYIIPEFLFDLKKRFSEKGLDPFMPIVEAKKDLLEVNTVGIFNKKEMKIVLKPEETKYLNFFLLKEGKSAIRIHQGKEYFLIDTNKVKTSYKLDTANQNHPMIKVKVKIKGRLEESLMKPLNSKLSDYEKTAEKDINKSVKKLLVKLQKENVDPIGFGLHYRGRHFSKNDWQTWQQLYPNVTYKVITDVQIEDTGLIE, encoded by the coding sequence ATGAAGCCTTTTGGAAAATGGATTCTTGTAGTAATTACTTTGTCGGGCTCATTTTTTTTGTTAGGTGGTTGTGGTTATAAGGATATCGATAAACGTTTTTTTGTCGTTAGTGTCGGGATCGATCCTGCAAAAGGTCATTTGAAAAAATATTTAGTTAGTCTTAAATTTGCCATTCCTAATGTTGAAAAGAAACCAAATGACTTTATCATCGTTTCAGAGGAAGCAGATACCATGGCTGAGGCGGTAAGAATTATCAAAACAAAAGTGGATAAGGAAGTAGATTTTAGCCAAGCAAAAGCAGTTGTTTTCAGTCAAAATATTGTAAAACCAAATTTTCCTCCGCACCTCTACTATTGGCTTACAAGAAGAAGAGATTTTCAAGAAATATCCTGGGTAGTAATTGGGAAGCCATCTGCACTAGATGTCTTAAAAGTAAAGCCGAAATTTGAACAAGTACCATCAAATGCCTTGTTTCTCACGCTAGGAACTGAGGGATCTGAGACTCCTTATATCATCCCAGAGTTTTTGTTTGATTTGAAAAAGAGATTTTCAGAAAAAGGGCTTGACCCTTTTATGCCGATTGTTGAAGCGAAAAAGGATTTACTAGAAGTGAATACGGTGGGTATTTTTAATAAAAAAGAAATGAAAATAGTCTTAAAACCAGAAGAAACAAAGTATCTAAACTTCTTTTTACTTAAGGAAGGGAAAAGTGCTATTAGGATACATCAAGGAAAGGAGTATTTTTTAATAGATACAAACAAGGTTAAGACTAGCTATAAATTGGATACTGCCAATCAAAACCATCCAATGATTAAGGTTAAAGTAAAGATAAAAGGAAGGCTGGAAGAGTCGCTGATGAAACCTTTAAATTCGAAACTGTCAGATTATGAAAAAACAGCAGAAAAAGATATAAACAAAAGTGTAAAGAAATTGCTTGTAAAACTGCAAAAGGAAAATGTTGACCCGATTGGATTTGGACTCCATTATCGTGGAAGGCACTTTAGTAAAAATGATTGGCAGACGTGGCAACAGCTTTATCCGAACGTCACTTATAAAGTGATTACGGATGTTCAAATAGAAGATACAGGATTAATTGAATAA
- a CDS encoding NlpC/P60 family protein, whose translation MKKHIITVAATAGLLFTAFGSSASADASTYKVRSGDSLSKIAKVNHVSIKQIKEWNHLSSDLIKINQKLSLIAPKSHKSKKVIKTKTAKKVTLAKTANGTTQTYKVKSGDSLSVIAKKYKISVTVLKSLNNLHSDKIKIGQVLKVKGTVTKVIATPVSAPPKQVFATTLDAPVSQVQAMIAEAKKYIGTPYAWGGVTPSGFDCSGFVDYVYNKVGVSLPRTVAAQWNQTTSVGFPNPGDLVFFETYAKGPSHVGIFIGNNKFIHSGSHGVTITDMTSSYWRTKYLGARAVF comes from the coding sequence ATGAAAAAACATATCATCACAGTCGCGGCAACCGCAGGGCTTTTGTTTACGGCTTTTGGAAGTTCAGCTAGTGCAGATGCAAGTACATACAAAGTTCGTTCAGGTGATAGTCTTTCAAAAATCGCAAAAGTAAACCATGTTTCTATTAAACAAATAAAAGAGTGGAATCATCTTTCTAGTGATCTTATTAAAATTAATCAGAAACTATCATTGATAGCTCCAAAAAGCCATAAATCAAAAAAAGTGATAAAGACTAAAACCGCAAAAAAAGTAACTCTAGCTAAAACAGCGAATGGTACAACTCAAACGTACAAAGTTAAATCAGGAGATTCCTTATCGGTAATTGCAAAAAAATATAAAATATCTGTTACTGTTCTAAAATCTTTAAATAATCTACATTCAGATAAGATAAAAATTGGACAAGTGCTTAAGGTGAAAGGTACAGTAACTAAGGTAATTGCAACCCCAGTTTCTGCACCGCCAAAACAAGTTTTTGCAACCACCTTGGATGCACCTGTTTCTCAAGTGCAGGCAATGATTGCTGAAGCAAAAAAATATATTGGTACTCCATATGCATGGGGAGGGGTAACACCTTCTGGATTTGATTGCAGTGGGTTTGTAGATTATGTATATAATAAAGTAGGAGTTTCATTGCCGAGAACGGTTGCGGCTCAGTGGAACCAGACAACGTCGGTTGGATTTCCAAACCCTGGTGATCTAGTGTTTTTTGAAACGTATGCTAAAGGCCCATCACATGTAGGTATATTTATCGGAAACAACAAATTTATTCATTCTGGATCACATGGTGTGACAATTACTGATATGACATCGTCATATTGGAGAACAAAGTATCTAGGTGCAAGAGCTGTATTTTAA